The Apis cerana isolate GH-2021 linkage group LG12, AcerK_1.0, whole genome shotgun sequence genome window below encodes:
- the LOC107998939 gene encoding actin-binding Rho-activating protein isoform X1, which yields MSSIMLEKLSDKVAMFDQYANKHKDKQNKNPFTSGLNIEKQKFSKDEYGRPVAGSLTDIRGKKAAAHILKEVLELCEIIHQEGTPCRDQPEIIAITFGDLFNIYTHISNKCVGLLLRARKQKFVDFEGEVLFQRRDDDVPIYLVKPITEIREMFNQRIKEIAKEMTDS from the exons ATGTCTTCCATAATGCTA gaaaaACTCAGTGACAAAGTAGCAATGTTCGATCAATATGCAAACAAACACAAAGacaaacagaataaaaatccATTTACTTCCGGTTTAAAcatcgaaaaacaaaaattttcgaaagatgaATATGGCAG acCAGTAGCTGGCTCTTTAACAGACATTCGCGGTAAAAAAGCCGCGgcacatattttaaaagaagtgCTCGAACTTTGCGAGATCATTCATCAAGAAGGCACACCATGTCGGGACCAACCAGAAATTATTGCGATCACATTTGGAGATTTATTCAACATTTATACCCACATTAGTAATAAATGCGTAGGACTTTTGCTGAGAgctagaaaacaaaaattcgtgGATTTCGAAGGAGAAGTCCTATTTCAG AGACGAGACGATGATGTGCCAATCTATTTGGTAAAACCTATTACAGAAATTCGTGAAATGTTCAATCAACGAATAAAGGAAATTGCAAAAGAAATGACAGATAGTTAA
- the LOC107998939 gene encoding actin-binding Rho-activating protein isoform X2, producing the protein MDEKLSDKVAMFDQYANKHKDKQNKNPFTSGLNIEKQKFSKDEYGRPVAGSLTDIRGKKAAAHILKEVLELCEIIHQEGTPCRDQPEIIAITFGDLFNIYTHISNKCVGLLLRARKQKFVDFEGEVLFQRRDDDVPIYLVKPITEIREMFNQRIKEIAKEMTDS; encoded by the exons ATGGAT gaaaaACTCAGTGACAAAGTAGCAATGTTCGATCAATATGCAAACAAACACAAAGacaaacagaataaaaatccATTTACTTCCGGTTTAAAcatcgaaaaacaaaaattttcgaaagatgaATATGGCAG acCAGTAGCTGGCTCTTTAACAGACATTCGCGGTAAAAAAGCCGCGgcacatattttaaaagaagtgCTCGAACTTTGCGAGATCATTCATCAAGAAGGCACACCATGTCGGGACCAACCAGAAATTATTGCGATCACATTTGGAGATTTATTCAACATTTATACCCACATTAGTAATAAATGCGTAGGACTTTTGCTGAGAgctagaaaacaaaaattcgtgGATTTCGAAGGAGAAGTCCTATTTCAG AGACGAGACGATGATGTGCCAATCTATTTGGTAAAACCTATTACAGAAATTCGTGAAATGTTCAATCAACGAATAAAGGAAATTGCAAAAGAAATGACAGATAGTTAA